One Magnolia sinica isolate HGM2019 chromosome 2, MsV1, whole genome shotgun sequence genomic window, TCCTTTTAGAGTAGCTTTCACCTTATCGAAATCCGAGTTTATGCACCGTAAGAAATGATCGGATGGGTTTCTCAGCGTTGGGCATGGGAAACCAGCTTGCGCGAAGAACTATACAAATGATAATGGAGATTAGAGTTTTTCTTTGAAATTGAAAGAAGACCAAATGAGACCTCTGCCTTACCTCATATGCCTCTGAAATCTTCCCAAAGTACACGGTTTTGCCGCTAGAGAGCAAGTACAATTGATCGAATAGCTCGAAAACCTCACTGCTGGGCTGGTGAATTGATGCAATAACAGTCCGGCCATCTCTAGATAGGGCGCGGAGAGTTTGGGTCACGAAGAAAGCAGAAGCACTGCCAATGAAAACTATATAAGAATCGAAAACAGAAGAGGTTGTTTATGATACAATTGAGAGACATTAAAAGGACAAAAGAAATTCAATCCATGAAAAGAACGTCAACGGATAGAAGACAATGGAAATTTATCAATGATACCAGTCTTTTATTGAGAAGATAGAACAAAAAGGGAACCGAACAGGTAAGAAAGAGAATTTAAGAATCAAAAACAAAATTCGGCTACTGTAATTTAGTAGAAAAATGAATAAAAGACGACTCAAGTGCATCATTTGAGTGGGAAGAGAACAAAAATAGAACTCAGATAAAAGATTCAAGAACAAGAAATAAACACACAAAGGACAATAGAAATGACAGTTAATTCAGCTATAACAAGTACAGTAAGAAGAGAGTGAAAGCATTTGGTCTCTTCTCTCATTTCtgcaaaaggaaaaatagagaatCGGTTTCTACCTGTCGAGACCGCTTGTGGGCTCATCAAGGAATAGCAGTCTAGGTCTCATCAGTATCTCGAGTGCAATGCTgactctcctcctttctcctccaCTGACACCCCGCAAATGCCAGTTCCCAATCACTGTATCTGCGCAATCTTGAAGACCCATTTCGATGATGGTGCTCTCAACAAGAGCTTGCTTCTCCGACCAAGGCATCTTGTCGGGGAGACGGAGACGAGCAGAGTAAGATATAGTTTCACGCACCGTCAAGGTCCCAATCAAGTTATCGTCTTGCGTCACATATGCCTGAGATTACAGAGAAGTTTTTGTAAAAAGATCTATATGCTAAGACAAACAGAAACAGTTATGAACCCAGTACATAGAAAAAATTCTAGAACATgaatttatgcattttttttttcttttcaaatccCATATGAATGTCCAATGCCATATTGCTATTTCTCATTTGTGTACACATGAAATTGACAGTACATAGAATTTCAggttgaagaataaaaaaaacagaaaaacaacaatccaatgaaaatcaattttttgaATTTCCTGCAAATACTATGAACTCaaaacctgaaaaaaaaaaaaaaaaaaaaaacgatcagAAGAAACAAAGATGCCAAGATGTTCTAATCTATATAAGAGCATCTAATGACTGAAAAATAAATAACATTTGAGAAAATTGAAATCTAAGTTGGAAAGAACAAAAACAAAGAAACccataaaaattaaaatggactaaaaccatagagagagagagagagagagagagagagagagagagagagagagaggatgagctGCTTATATAATGTATTCTGTCCGATCAACTAAAAAACAGGAATGAATTCTACACAGAAAACATCCTCAAGAAACCCAACAAGCATCTGGTGACTGAAAACCGAAAATCACATCCTCTGTTCACTACCATCTGAAACCCATAACAGAGAAAAACAGAGAACAGAAGCTACAGAAATTTCTACTCCAGATTGGATTAAAACACTTACCGCATTCCCAAACGACAGCTTCGCCTTCCGTCCATTAAGGAGGATAGATCCAGAGAGGAACGCATTCGTCGCCAGCCGACTAGACAGAGCATCAAGGAGCGTCGATTTCCCTGAACCCGAAGGACCCATGAGAGCCGTTAGATTTCCTGGCTCAGCATATCCAGTGAGCCCTTCCAACACCTTCTGCGTCTCTCCATTGCTGAGCGACACCGCAACCGTCAGATCCTTCCATGTGAGCCTTGCCGACACATCTCCAATGAATTCAGTGTCTGTCTTCTCTTTCCACAGCGTCTCACTCAAAGGACTCAATCCTCCTACAACAATACCATTGCCTGGAGGCTTACTAGCCTCTATCTCCATTATAACATGGCCTGCAGAGTCTCTCATCTTTACTCCTCCTTCCATATGAAAAGATCAAAAGCTAGCTAGCTagcaagaaagagaaagagagattatacagaaaagaagaaaaaagcctAAGAAGTAGAGGGTGTTATAAAATtcagagagagaaggaaaatgaGTTATTGGTTGTTTTGACTGTATGAAGTGAATATATGGGATTGAAGTGAAATTTCATGCAGAAAGAGAGCTTTTGGAGAGGTTTGCTTTTGGTGTGAACTGATTCTCTCCCTCCGTAACGACCACCCACCCATATCATATAtttattattaaataaataagTTAAAATGTTCTAGTGCTCCTTGAGCATTTTAAGTTTTGTACTCCTATTTGTATTAGGACATGTGGACAATCCAATCCcactgatccagactgttcattaggtccagtgCATATTTCATGAGTTACCATTCAAATATTACACTGATCTGATAAATATAACCATTTGATCAAATAGCCTTTGATATGAACGGTCAATATCATTCACAAAAAATTGGCCCACTATCCAATTTGATCCATATATTTATTAAGACCCATGGTTATGATTATTTAGAATCACTGATTTTAAGCAGATTtaatcatcccatccatggcttggaaagtGGATGGTTataaaaataaggccaaataaaggatggattggatcatctgatcagtgagaATTTTGCATCACAGCCTAGGGAATGTGTTATTCACTtactggatggttcagatttatcTATGAGatcactggagcatttctcaataAATAAAAGAGATTTATGTGGGTGTATGTTAACACCCATGTTTTTGTCATGTGATCCTTTTTGCTGTTTTTGGTTGGATGGAATGATATAATACTCTTGGCAGCATAGGAAGCTTTCATGCAACATACCTCCAAAAATATATACGGTAGATTGAAGACtgaatcagaaccgtccatatagTATTAAATAATGTCtatgtccaaccattttaaaatcaCCATAATCTAACAATCCAAgccatcattttttttctcagtGACTTATAAACGTTAATTTTTTCAATGCTAatgatcaaagggttaggataatcCGAACTGGTAGTTTTTCAAATGTGGCCCATCTGTATTATGAATCATTAAATAGACTGTTCAGATCTACCTTCTACTATGCCACGTGCACGGACGAGAAGTTGGTTGTAGTGGGTTTTCTCATACACTACGTCTCCTTACCCTTGGTGCCAGAAAATACTATTCCGATgaccaaaagtagaaaaaaagGGTGTATGCATCACAAAAGTGGAGGTGTAACTATGTGTTTTtttaatacattgaatgggctgGTGGATGTTGTTGGAGAAATTCAATGCAAGTGGCCCCACCTTAAATTCAGTTCCGCACAGATAACAGAAAGAAACTATGCTCATAATCCAAACCAATGCACGGAACCTAGAAATTAATATGGGCCGGTGGATGTTGTTGGAGTACCATTAGTCTATGGTCAGATACATATCCACCGCACATTCATGTATATAATCCCCAACCGTCAATTTTGGGAGCTTCTGTCACGGATCGTTTTTGATTTTCAATCTGGAATACTGACTACTCCTTTCAATTGTCCGTTGGACGACCACTCATGAGTCTGATTAAGATAATTTGATCAGCTCCTCTAAACTAGAGCCCACAACCAGGACTGTACATTAGTACTCGTTGACAAACATGAATGCCACGTACAATAGATGCGTGTGCACAGG contains:
- the LOC131236787 gene encoding ABC transporter G family member 11-like isoform X2 — protein: MEGGVKMRDSAGHVIMEIEASKPPGNGIVVGGLSPLSETLWKEKTDTEFIGDVSARLTWKDLTVAVSLSNGETQKVLEGLTGYAEPGNLTALMGPSGSGKSTLLDALSSRLATNAFLSGSILLNGRKAKLSFGNAAYVTQDDNLIGTLTVRETISYSARLRLPDKMPWSEKQALVESTIIEMGLQDCADTVIGNWHLRGVSGGERRRVSIALEILMRPRLLFLDEPTSGLDSASAFFVTQTLRALSRDGRTVIASIHQPSSEVFELFDQLYLLSSGKTVYFGKISEAYEFFAQAGFPCPTLRNPSDHFLRCINSDFDKVKATLKGSMKMRFVNTDDPLEKTTTAEAIRTLIGFYNSSQYYYTAREKVEEISKVKGTVLDSGGSQASFLMQAFTLTKRSFVNMSRDFGYYWLRLVIYIVVTICIGTIYLNVGTSYHSILARGACASFVFGFVTFMSIGGFPSFVEDMKVFQRERLNGHYGVAAFVIGNTISATPFLIMITFISGTICYFMVHLHPGFMHYLFFVLCLYASVTVVESLMMAIASVIPNFLMGIIIGAGIQGIFMLVSGYFRLPKDIPKPVWRYPMSYISFHYWALQTVSA